A part of Streptomyces sp. NBC_01497 genomic DNA contains:
- a CDS encoding ABC transporter ATP-binding protein has protein sequence MAEELIPTVVADDVHITYKVHGTKGGKGSATSALSRIISRRPAVGVREVRAVRGVSFASYRGEAIGLIGSNGSGKSTLLRAIAGLQVPSAGRIFTAGQPSLLGVNAALMADLTGERNVVLGGLAMGMSRREVKENYDGIVEFSGINEKGDFISLPMRTYSSGMGARLRFSIAAAKKHDVLLIDEALSTGDAKFQARSKERIGELRQQAGTVFLVSHSNKAIVETCDRALWLEAGTLRMDGPSDEVVAAYEEFTATKPKAKKK, from the coding sequence GTGGCTGAGGAACTCATTCCGACGGTCGTCGCCGACGACGTGCACATCACCTACAAGGTGCACGGCACGAAGGGCGGCAAGGGCAGCGCCACCTCGGCGCTGAGCCGCATCATCTCGCGCCGGCCCGCCGTCGGCGTGCGCGAGGTCCGCGCGGTGCGGGGCGTCAGCTTCGCCTCCTACCGCGGCGAGGCCATCGGGCTCATCGGGTCGAACGGCTCCGGCAAGTCGACGCTGCTGCGGGCCATCGCCGGCCTCCAGGTGCCGTCCGCCGGCCGTATCTTCACCGCCGGCCAGCCGTCGCTGCTCGGCGTCAACGCGGCCCTGATGGCCGACCTGACCGGCGAGCGCAACGTCGTCCTCGGCGGGCTCGCGATGGGCATGTCGCGGCGCGAGGTGAAGGAGAACTACGACGGCATCGTGGAGTTCTCCGGCATCAACGAGAAGGGCGACTTCATCTCCCTGCCGATGCGGACGTACTCCTCCGGCATGGGCGCGCGGCTCCGCTTCTCGATCGCGGCGGCCAAGAAGCACGACGTGCTCCTCATCGACGAGGCGCTGTCGACCGGTGACGCGAAGTTCCAGGCGCGCAGCAAGGAACGCATCGGGGAACTGCGCCAGCAGGCCGGCACGGTCTTCCTGGTGAGCCACAGCAACAAGGCGATCGTGGAGACCTGCGACCGCGCGCTGTGGCTGGAGGCGGGCACACTGCGCATGGACGGACCGTCGGACGAGGTGGTCGCCGCGTACGAGGAGTTCACCGCGACGAAGCCGAAGGCCAAGAAGAAGTAG
- a CDS encoding ABC transporter permease has translation MSQTIAPTHSTPPAPERDTDLSALAARYGLSVSGARPTLRQYVRELWSRRHFITTFATAKLTSQYSQAKLGQIWQIMTPLLNAVVYFFIFGVLLGTKRGVPDYIPFLVTGVFIWTYTSSSVTVGTRAISSNQGLVRALHFPRASLPLSLVLQQLQQLFFSMCALVVILVAFGQYPRFHWALAIPALLCQSLFCAGVSLIMARLGAKTPDIAQLMPFIVRVWMYTSGVMWSVEKLTSGHKGIPDWVVMALRCQPGAVYIDIMRFALIDSFHANQLPPHVWALCAGWGLLFFAGGFIYFWRAEESYGRG, from the coding sequence GTGAGCCAGACGATCGCACCGACTCATTCCACTCCGCCGGCCCCCGAGCGGGACACTGACCTCTCCGCTCTCGCCGCACGGTACGGACTGTCGGTGAGCGGGGCGCGCCCCACCCTGCGCCAGTACGTACGGGAGCTGTGGTCACGGCGGCACTTCATCACGACGTTCGCGACCGCCAAGCTGACCTCGCAGTACAGCCAGGCGAAGCTGGGGCAGATCTGGCAGATCATGACCCCGCTGCTGAACGCGGTCGTCTACTTCTTCATCTTCGGTGTGCTGCTCGGCACCAAGCGGGGTGTGCCCGACTACATCCCGTTCCTGGTGACCGGCGTCTTCATCTGGACGTACACCTCCAGCTCGGTCACGGTCGGCACCCGCGCCATCTCCAGCAACCAGGGCCTCGTGCGGGCGCTGCACTTCCCGCGCGCCTCACTGCCCCTGTCGCTGGTGCTCCAGCAGCTCCAGCAGCTGTTCTTCTCGATGTGCGCGCTCGTCGTGATCCTGGTCGCCTTCGGCCAGTACCCGCGCTTCCACTGGGCTCTCGCGATCCCCGCGCTGCTGTGCCAGTCGCTGTTCTGCGCGGGCGTGTCGCTGATCATGGCGCGCCTCGGCGCGAAGACGCCCGACATCGCGCAGCTGATGCCGTTCATCGTCCGCGTGTGGATGTACACGTCGGGCGTGATGTGGAGCGTCGAGAAGCTCACGAGCGGCCACAAGGGCATCCCGGACTGGGTCGTGATGGCGCTGCGCTGCCAGCCCGGCGCCGTCTACATCGACATCATGCGCTTCGCGCTGATCGACAGCTTCCACGCCAACCAGCTCCCGCCGCACGTCTGGGCGCTCTGTGCGGGCTGGGGACTGCTGTTCTTCGCCGGCGGCTTCATCTACTTCTGGCGTGCAGAGGAGAGCTACGGACGTGGCTGA
- a CDS encoding TetR/AcrR family transcriptional regulator → MTKGSGTARRVPAGAAVLREDVTDAIRAAVFDELAAVGFARMSIEGIARRAGVGKTAVYRRWKSKLALVLDLVSVFAAQGLPAPATGSLYGDIRALLQVASAALRHPVASQVIPDLLVESARNPEIADTIRATLLDGQQGIAAVIIREAVARGELAEGTNPDTALDLIVGPLYWRLAVVRGPLPKGYLNELAASAVAALKRG, encoded by the coding sequence ATGACCAAGGGATCGGGTACCGCACGCCGAGTCCCCGCGGGGGCCGCCGTACTCCGGGAGGATGTGACCGACGCCATCCGCGCCGCCGTCTTCGACGAGCTGGCCGCGGTCGGGTTCGCCCGGATGTCGATAGAGGGCATCGCGCGCCGGGCGGGGGTCGGCAAGACCGCGGTCTACCGGCGCTGGAAGTCCAAGCTGGCGCTCGTCCTCGACCTGGTCTCCGTCTTCGCCGCGCAGGGCCTGCCCGCCCCGGCGACCGGCTCGCTGTACGGGGACATCCGCGCGCTGCTCCAGGTCGCCTCGGCGGCGCTGCGCCACCCGGTGGCCTCCCAGGTCATCCCGGACCTGCTCGTCGAGTCCGCGCGCAACCCGGAGATCGCCGACACCATCAGGGCGACCCTGCTCGACGGGCAGCAGGGCATCGCCGCCGTCATCATCCGGGAGGCCGTGGCGCGGGGCGAACTGGCGGAGGGCACCAACCCGGACACCGCCCTGGACCTGATCGTCGGGCCGCTGTACTGGCGTCTCGCCGTCGTGCGCGGCCCGCTGCCCAAGGGCTATCTGAACGAACTGGCCGCTTCCGCGGTCGCCGCGCTCAAGCGGGGCTGA